The proteins below are encoded in one region of Silene latifolia isolate original U9 population chromosome 2, ASM4854445v1, whole genome shotgun sequence:
- the LOC141642324 gene encoding uncharacterized protein LOC141642324, with product MMTMHINNNVAIYDKIRCKKQMFPCMEPNIVSRLYQEILRVFSTWNGLQIAIQHKWGGHDTTAKYEDFVIDILTLLSQSKGSYSVDDLENLLHEGMLFSFNTDIEDGSIEEVAEQLQIMHEGCLHGIHP from the exons aTGATGACCATGCATATCAATAATAATGTTgcaatatatgataaaatacgaTGCAAGAAGCAAATGTTTCCATGCATGGAACCTAATATAGTTTCGCGATTATATCAAGAGATATTAAGGGTTTTTTCGACGTGGAACGGCTTGCAAATTGCGATACAACATAAATGGGGTGGTCATGATACTACCGCAAAATATGAAGACTTTGTCATTGATATTTTAACTTTACTTTCTCAATCTAAAG GATCATATTCTGTTGATGATTTGGAAAATTTGTTGCATGAAGGAATGTTATTTTCGTTCAACACGGACATTGAAGATGGTAGCATAGAAGAG GTAGCAGAACAATTACAGATCATGCATGAAGGTTGCCTGCATGGAATCCATCCGTAG
- the LOC141642327 gene encoding FRIGIDA-like protein 4a: MGSIPDPNDPTESTQPSFDDFQKQTSLMTSCTLLWKELSDHFTNLEEDLRRKSDALKRKIQTLDHDTKASLDNLKKREITIESSVDAAIRKAESSMSAALRLFRGGDDPVAAVDTVVNAPVNFGEVDDSEGLLVKLKEYCEWMDYKEFWKFVTVRKKELETLRAKIPLALSECVDPPKFILEAMSEVFPVDKRGDTCNDLGWACVLLLESLIPVVVDTAVGKDRLMVTPTVRRRAEGIAETWKKSLEERGGIENVKTPDVHTFLQHLVTFGIVKKADVGLYRKLVVGSAWRKQMPKLAVSLGLGDNMPDMIEELISRGQQVDAVHFTYEVGLVDRFPPVPLLKSFLKDAKKAAAAIIEDPNNSGRSAHLANRKEQSALRAVLKCIEEYKLEEEFPSESLKKRLEQLEKTKIDRKRTSSTQANKRTRVCNNGPMPPAKAGRLTNAYVSSFPPPPAFVRSPSHQQYPVGPGPVQYTYDRPAPSMYGNTSPPYHYSPEPVPSHAMAGPYSGAPITYPAYVFSNGMTPSYPQAYY; encoded by the exons ATGGGTTCAATACCCGACCCGAATGACCCTACTGAGTCGACTCAGCCGAGTTTCGACGACTTCCAGAAACAAACGTCACTCATGACGTCATGTACTTTACTATGGAAGGAGCTCTCCGACCACTTCACCAACCTTGAGGAAGATCTTCGTCGCAAATCCGACGCTTTGAAGCGGAAGATTCAGACTCTAGATCATGATACTAAAGCTTCGCTTGATAATCTTAAGAAGCGTGAAATTACTATTGAGTCCTCTGTTGATGCCGCCATTCGTAAAGCTGAGTCATCCATGTCCGCCGCCTTGCGCCTCTTCCGCGGCGGCGATGATCCTGTTGCTGCTGTGGACACCGTCGTCAATGCTCCCGTCAATTTCGGCGAGGTTGACGACTCGGAAG GTTTGTTAGTGAAGCTGAAGGAGTACTGTGAGTGGATGGATTACAAGGAGTTCTGGAAGTTTGTAACAGTAAGAAAGAAGGAATTAGAGACATTGCGAGCTAAGATTCCGTTAGCGTTATCGGAATGTGTGGATCCGCCAAAGTTCATACTTGAAGCGATGTCGGAGGTGTTTCCGGTGGATAAGAGAGGGGACACTTGTAATGATTTAGGATGGGCTTGTGTGTTGTTGCTTGAATCGTTGATTCCGGTGGTGGTTGATACCGCGGTGGGGAAGGATAGGTTGATGGTTACTCCTACTGTGAGGCGGAGGGCTGAGGGGATTGCTGAGACTTGGAAGAAGAGTTTGGAGGAGCGTGGCGGGATTGAGAATGTGAAGACGCCGGATGTTCATACATTTTTGCAGCATTTGGTTACGTTTGGGATTGTTAAGAAGGCGGATGTTGGACTTTATAGGAAGCTTGTTGTTGGTTCTGCTTGGAGGAAACAGATGCCTAAGCTTGCTGTTTCGCTTGGGCTTGGTGATAATATGCCTG ATATGATCGAAGAGTTAATTAGCAGGGGCCAACAAGTTGATGCTGTTCATTTTACCTATGAAGTCGGCCTTGTAGACAGGTTCCCACCTGTTCCATTGTTGAAGTCTTTCCTCAAGGATGCAAAGAAAGCTGCAGCTGCAATTATAGAAGATCCAAATAATAGCGGACGATCTGCG CATCTCGCTAACCGGAAAGAGCAGTCTGCTCTCCGGGCAGTTCTCAAGTGCATTGAAGAATACAAACTCGAGGAAGAGTTCCCCTCAGAAAGTCTAAAGAAGAGGCTCGAACAATTGGAGAAGACCAAGATTGACAGGAAGAGAACCTCATCAACACAGGCAAACAAGAGGACAAGGGTGTGCAACAACGGCCCAATGCCTCCAGCCAAAGCAGGCCGTCTCACAAATGCCTACGTGTCATCCTTTCCACCACCTCCTGCATTTGTTCGGTCTCCTTCACACCAGCAGTATCCAGTTGGGCCAGGACCCGTACAATACACTTATGACCGACCTGCACCTTCTATGTACGGAAACACCAGCCCTCCATACCACTACTCACCAGAGCCAGTTCCTTCTCATGCCATGGCCGGACCATACTCGGGTGCACCTATTACTTATCCAGCGTACGTTTTCAGCAACGGCATGACCCCATCTTATCCTCAAGCTTACTACTGA
- the LOC141634448 gene encoding uncharacterized protein LOC141634448, giving the protein MRDLAHGSFFTWNNKHDPDTRVFSRIDRFLVNIEWMFLYPDSYAYFMNEGTFVHCPCICYRKVAMPARKTSFRYFNMWSLAPNFHSIIQMEWAKEVKGVKMYQVVTKLRNLKLPLRNLNKNNFSDVERTADMARVILDDLQTQLHLSPHDTHISHAEREAAASFSLLQKAKNSYLQQKSKAEWLKGSDENSKYFHSQIKQRQISNKIFQIQDVQGVLHQDPQAIEQAFLRYYEELLGTSASIVKVHQATVNTGRVVNLQMAQRLLQPVTPEEIKHCFFSIPPNKSPGPDSYSSQFFKDSSDIVGPEICDAITDFFTTGQLLKQLNTTNITLIPKTNCPTSVLEFRPIACCNTIYKCIAKLLCARLGDVLPEIVSDNQGGFIKGINIIENVLICQDIVRLYNRKAASPRCLIKIDLRKAYDSVEWDFLLQMLTYMKFPKQFIGWIMCCVTTPTYSLTLNGNSFGFFKGKRGLRQGDPLSPLLFTLCMDYLSRILNVVGQQDDFRFHPMCGPLRLNHLLFADDLLLFSKGTAASIMWMLRAFATFSAASGLCLNKEKTEIYFNGVTEQVMGDILQVSGFSIMNKIDSMCRNFLWGGKDTYWRAPAVGWDHCCAPKSEGGLGLKHSKNWNKALLGKYIWWIASKKDHLWVKWVSHVYLKGVHWSNYKPPVDCSWSWKKIAHLMCIFKPAYTADSWLGKASDYSVTEGYNWLRSPGTPVSWFKLCWNSLNIPKASFIFWIYKLGRLLTKDRLAHMGGVSDLKCFLCSTDDENHGHLFFDCEFSSRCVSLLQLKLKAQFNPRELVEWNRRGRRRSILIRRIICACHIQLVYLIWQVRNQARIYSKVLHPAVLVKNLISDVCTRFQARNTSKLTREEEQWLQQIRH; this is encoded by the exons ATGAGAGACTTG GCTCATGGATCCTTCTTCACATGGAATAATAAGCATGATCCTGATACAAGAGTTTTTTCAAGAATTGATAGATTCCTAGTCAATATTGAGTGGATGTTCCTCTATCCTGATAGCTATGCTTACTTCATGAATGAGGGCACTTTTGTTCATTGTCCTTGCATTTGCTATAGAAAGGTTGCTATGCCTGCTAGGAAAACTTCTTTTAGATATTTCAACATGTGGAGTCTGGCTCCCAATTTTCACTCTATTATTCAGATGGAATGGGCTAAAGAGGTTAAAGGTGTGAAAATGTATCAGGTGGTTACTAAGCTGAGAAACCTTAAACTACCTCTGAGGAATCTGAACAAGAATAACTTCTCTGATGTGGAAAGAACTGCTGATATGGCCAGAGTCATCTTAGATGATCTACAAACGCAGTTGCATCTCAGTCCTCATGATACTCATATCAGTCATGCTGAGAGAGAAGCTGCTGCTTCTTTCTCTTTACTTCAGAAAGCAAAAAATAGCTACTTGCAGCAGAAGTCTAAAGCTGAATGGCTTAAAGGGAGTGATGAAAATTCCAAATACTTTCATAGTCAAATCAAACAGAGGCAGATCAGTAACAAAATCTTTCAGATTCAGGATGTCCAAGGAGTCTTACATCAGGATCCTCAAGCTATTGAACAAGCTTTCTTGAGGTATTATGAAGAGTTGCTGGGAACGAGTGCTTCTATTGTTAAGGTGCATCAGGCCACTGTTAATACTGGGAGAGTTGTTAATTTACAGATGGCTCAGAGACTTCTGCAGCCTGTGACTCCTGAGGAAATTAAACATTGTTTCTTTTCTATTCCACCCAATAAGAGTCCTGGTCCTGACAGCTATTCTAGCCAATTTTTTAAAGACTCTTCGGACATTGTGGGGCCTGAAATATGTGATGCTATCACTGATTTTTTCACTACTGGCCAACTGTTGAAACAGCTAAACACCACCAACATTACTCTTATCCCTAAGACCAATTGCCCTACCAGTGTCCTTGAGTTTAGGCCTATTGCTTGTTGTAATACAATTTACAAATGTATTGCCAAGCTCTTATGTGCTAGACTGGGGGATGTGCTACCTGAGATAGTAAGTGATAATCAAGGAGGTTTCATCAAAGGGATAAATATTATTGAAAACGTGCTCATTTGCCAGGACATTGTGAGGCTTTATAATAGGAAAGCTGCTTCCCCTAGGTGTCTTATTAAGATAGACTTAAGGAAAGCTTATGATAGTGTTGAATGGGATTTCCTGCTTCAGATGCTCACCTATATGAAGTTTCCTAAACAGTTCATTGGATGGATTATGTGTTGTGTTACCACTCCTACTTATTCACTAACCCTTAATGGCAATTCATTTGGATTTTTCAAAGGAAAAAGGGGCCTCAGGCAGGGAGACCCCCTGTCTCCTCTTCTATTCACTTTGTGCATGGACTATCTGTCAAGGATTCTTAATGTGGTGGGGCAGCAGGATGATTTTAGGTTTCACCCCATGTGTGGCCCTTTGAGGTTGAATCATTTATTGTTTGCTGACGACCTTCTCCTCTTTTCTAAAGGGACTGCAGCTTCTATTATGTGGATGTTGAGAGCTTTTGCCACCTTCTCTGCAGCCTCTGGGTTGTGCTTGAACAAGGAGAAGACTGAAATCTATTTTAATGGTGTTACTGAGCAAGTTATGGGTGATATCTTACAGGTTTCAGGTTTCAG TATAATGAACAAGATTGATAGCATGTGCAGGAATTTCCTTTGGGGGGGAAAAGATACTTACTGGCGTGCACCTGCTGTTGGCTGGGATCATTGCTGTGCACCTAAGAGTGAGGGAGGTTTAGGGCTCAAACATTCAAAGAATTGGAACAAAGCCCTGTTAGGCAAATATATCTGGTGGATTGCATCTAAGAAGGACCATTTGTGGGTGAAATGGGTCTCTCATGTCTATTTGAAAGGGGTGCATTGGTCCAACTACAAGCCTCCTGTTGACTGTAGTTGGTCTTGGAAAAAAATAGCCCATCTTATGTGTATCTTCAAACCTGCTTATACTGCTGATTCCTGGCTTGGTAAAGCTTCTGATTACTCTGTGACTGAAGGATACAACTGGTTGAGAAGCCCTGGTACTCCTGTCAGTTGGTTTAAGCTTTGCTGGAACTCTCTGAACATACCTAAAGCCTCGTTCATTTTCTGGATTTATAAACTTGGCAGGCTCCTCACTAAGGATCGTCTTGCTCATATGGGAGGCGTTTCTGACTTGAAATGCTTTCTTTGTTCTACTGATGATGAGAATCATGGACACCTTTTCTTTGATTGTGAATTTAGTTCCAGGTGTGTCTCTTTATTGCAGCTGAAACTAAAGGCCCAGTTCAATCCCAGGGAGCTTGTTGAATGGAACagaagagggagaagaagaagcatTCTGATTAGGAGAATCATTTGTGCTTGTCATATTCAACTGGTCTACTTGATTTGGCAAGTGAGAAATCAGGCGAGGATATATTCTAAAGTACTTCACCCTGCTGTGCTCGTCAAGAATTTGATCTCAGATGTGTGTACGCGGTTTCAGGCGAGGAATACTTCCAAATTGACAAGAGAGGAAGAACAATGGTTGCAGCAAATTAGACACTAA